Sequence from the Seonamhaeicola sp. ML3 genome:
TGCTTGAATTAATTGATTTAGCGGCTTCATCCAAACCAGAAAATTTTTCTATAAGTGCCCCATCTGAAATATCATATTTATAAACTGTTCTTTTAATGCCCGAACCACCACTATCACCATTATAACCATCTTCTTTTGAATTATAATCTAAAATGTATTCTTTCTCTTTTTGAGCTAATTCATGAGTACTTGTCGTGGTATAAATCTGTTCCCAAGAAAAGGCATCTTTGCCATAAGTACTAATAGCCTCATAGAACTTTCCTTTTTCACCTCTGTTCACCCTCTCTAAGTGGTCAAGCTTTCGCTGATTTAAAGAATGAGTAGTTGCCCCTATATAAAACTCGCCAGTAACTTCATTCTTAACGGAATAGATAATTCCAGCAGTTTTTTTATTTTTCTTCATCATTTACTTTCTTAATTCGTACAATAAAATAATATTTACTTCCTGTAGACTTAGTTTCATACTCACCTCCATACTTATGAGCATAGTCATTTAACCAAATACCAAACATTTTAGAGCTCACTTTTTCAATATCTGGATACATATCTTCAAAAAGTTCCTGATAAAACCTTTTGTCAATCCATTTATTATATTCCAAATTTTCATCCATAAAGTCAATAAACTCATCGGAACTTTTATCAGCCATTCGTACTTTATTAAAATTAATCGGGGCAGCCTTAACCAACCCTTTTTCTAAATAGTCCTGAATACAAGTCATCATGAAGTAGAAAAATTTGTTCCATTCATCTTTTGACCATAAGTCATCAAAAA
This genomic interval carries:
- a CDS encoding NUMOD1 domain-containing DNA-binding protein, giving the protein MMKKNKKTAGIIYSVKNEVTGEFYIGATTHSLNQRKLDHLERVNRGEKGKFYEAISTYGKDAFSWEQIYTTTSTHELAQKEKEYILDYNSKEDGYNGDSGGSGIKRTVYKYDISDGALIEKFSGLDEAAKSINSSKQHIGRACLSVNNMYGGYYWSYEFKEPFRPDKDSRKKVVLYYNLVDGEELEFESVSEASRRTGVSKSCIARFCRGERKPPEGYRWEYK